The Uloborus diversus isolate 005 unplaced genomic scaffold, Udiv.v.3.1 scaffold_764, whole genome shotgun sequence genome window below encodes:
- the LOC129233874 gene encoding tigger transposable element-derived protein 6-like: MEKEKRKVLLFMDQCPAHPRDLPVFDHIKVVFLPANCTSKLQPLDLGIIRCVKVHYKKTLNRRYLAELESGNSAAGDVKISILDAMNMVCAAWRSISHNTIRNCFKKAGFLFSNELECSDQINENEEDLGTDFDDEKWQIVSDGLVGFNEFVDVDNNLITTELRDIEVIAEEMANGEGDGDLDDDNEDDEAKVPPNHLKALEALDIVRDYLQYNSASDTPFSHLYELEKYVSDIHQQKQKQTSIMDFFERK, from the coding sequence atggaaaaagaaaaaagaaaagttctcCTCTTTATGGATCAATGCCCTGCTCACCCGCGAGATCTACCTGTTTTTGATCatataaaagtagtatttttgccTGCAAACTGCACGAGCAAGCTACAACCATTGGATTTGGGCATAATACGGTGCGTGAAAGTGCATTATAAGAAAACTTTGAATCGTCGATACCTTGCTGAGTTAGAATCAGGCAATTCAGCTGCAGGAgatgtaaaaatttcaattcttgATGCAATGAATATGGTATGCGCTGCATGGAGAAGTATCAGTCATAATACCATAAGGaattgctttaaaaaggctgGATTTCTATTTTCTAATGAACTTGAATGTTCTGACCAAATTAACGAAAATGAAGAGGATTTGGGAACAgattttgatgatgaaaaatgGCAAATTGTATCTGATGGACTCGTTGGTTTCAATGAATTTGTTGACGTCGATAACAATTTAATTACAACAGAATTGAGAGATATTGAAGTCATCGCTGAAGAAATGGCTAATGGTGAAGGCGATGGAGATTTAGATGACGACAATGAAGATGATGAAGCAAAAGTGCCTCCGAATCACCTAAAAGCATTGGAAGCCTTAGATATTGTTCGGGACTATTTGCAATATAATTCAGCTTCGGACACTCCCTTTTCACATTTGTATGAActtgaaaaatatgtttctgaCATTCATCAGCAAAAGCAAAAACAGACATCCATTATGGATTTCTTTGAAAGGAAATAA